A single region of the Pelobates fuscus isolate aPelFus1 chromosome 4, aPelFus1.pri, whole genome shotgun sequence genome encodes:
- the LOC134607758 gene encoding uncharacterized protein LOC134607758: MQKKVTAMPNLKKSSVWHHYTEYTDGRKIVGKCKYCGQTYANNATRMKRHLATLCQRCPERVQDSFKRLLEKSDCSLPMKYLHHTSYEAGSSSQAAAFPIVETVNVPLLYLDEGPFSASGSQDVSCKVDRSTSVGSGTSFVGAVSEVDQDKEGVGFVEVMSLRNTPLSISENEDCKQPYKLMCPSYALSSSSQVTHSVIGGQYSGIPATIAQKIHQAEYLTLMSDGWTDEQENSLLNIRFATPEPIYLKTVVTKSSEQTGDYIANLLSEEIERADPFRVQALVTNHANNMHSAWEILKSKYPHLIVFGCLTSGLNSLANSIVHLRSIKTIISDCNEIANVFNNHRLISYTLNRIQKEEQGTEGKLIYEATKCLESLLNSKSRLQYSAVDEKVSQVIPVNICKKILDGNVFWVQVQGVFNLLFPILEAVMKLEEGTPNISSIPDIFRKLNENVMENLPSLTLPKADKDEAKQIFENSCKFCCHPIHLAANLLDPRHGGDNLSEEEFCIALDAIVDVAKNLSSIDEMRVVTDLAEYRAKDKLWSREIIWRAAKTMSPLTWWKGFFKSRQLSRIAVRILTIPSTARSNEQA; the protein is encoded by the exons ATGCAGAAAAAG gTCACTGCAATGCCGAATCTGAAGAAGAGCTCAGTGTGGCATCACTATACTGAGTATACAGATGGAAGAAAGATTGTTGGGAAATGTAAGTACTGTGGGCAAACCTATGCAAACAATGCAACAAGGATGAAAAGGCATCTGGCAACGTTATGCCAGCGATGTCCGGAGAGAGTGCAGGACTCATTCAAGAGACTGCTCGAGAAAAGTGACTGCTCCTTACCGATGAAATACCTACATCACACGTCATAT gaagcCGGTAGCTCTAGTCAAGCAGCAGCTTTTCCTATTGTGGAAACTGTAAACGTTCCTCTGCTATACTTAGATGAAGGTCCCTTTTCCGCATCAGGGTCACAAGATGTGTCTTGTAAGGTTGATCGTTCGACATCAGTAGGTTCGGGAACCAGTTTTGTGGGTGCCGTGTCAGAAGTTGATCAGGATAAAGAAGGTGTTGGATTTGTTGAAGTCATGTCGCTGAGGAATACACCTCTTTCCATAAGTGAAAATGAAGACTGCAAGCAGCCCTACAAATTGATGTGTCCATCTTATGCATTGTCATCATCTTCTCAAGTGACCCATTCTGTTATAGGTGGACAGTATAGCGGAATACCAGCAACCATTGCTCAGAAGATCCATCAAGCAGAATATCTGACACTGATGTCAGATGGGTGGACAGATGAACAAGAAAATAGTTTATTAAACATTAGGTTTGCAACACCTGAACCAATATACCTGAAGACAGTTGTGACCAAATCTTCAGAGCAGACGGGTGACTACATAGCCAATTTGTTGAGTGAAGAGATCGAAAGGGCAGATCCCTTTAGGGTACAAGCCCTCGTCACTAACCATGCAAATAACATGCATTCTGCATGGGAAATACTCAAATCCAAATATCCTCATCTGATAGTATTTGGATGTCTTACTAGTGGGTTGAATAGTCTGGCAAACAGCATAGTACACCTGAggtcaataaaaacaataatctcAGATTGCAATGAAATTGCAAATGTGTTTAACAATCATCGCCTTATTAGCTATACACTGAATCGGATACAGAAGGAGGAACAAGGCACAGAAGGCAAACTAATTTACGAGGCCACTAAGTGTTTAGAGAGCCTGCTGAATTCTAAAAGTCGACTGCAGTATTCCGCTGTAGATGAAAAAGTGTCCCAGGTTATTCCAGTCAACATTTGTAAGAAGATTCTGGATGGCAATGTTTTTTGGGTTCAAGTCCAAGGAGTTTTTAACTTGTTGTTTCCTATTTTGGAAGCCGTTATGAAACTTGAAGAAGGCACTCCCAACATTTCATCAATCCCAGATATTTTCAGGAAACTGAATGAAAATGTAATGGAGAATTTGCCGTCTTTAACACTCCCTAAAGCAGACAAAGATGAAGCAAAGCAAATATTTGAAAACTCCTGCAAATTCTGCTGTCATCCAATTCATCTAGCAGCAAATCTTTTGGATCCACGACACGGTGGAGACAACTTATCAGAGGAAGAATTTTGTATTGCTCTTGACGCCATTGTGGACGTTGCTAAGAACCTTTCAAGcattgatgaaatgagagtggtGACGGACCTTGCAGAGTACCGTGCAAAGGACAAACTTTGGAGCAGAGAAATAATTTGGAGGGCAGCAAAAACAATGTCTCCTCTAACATGGTGGAAGGGATTTTTTAAATCCCGTCAATTGTCTAGGATCGCAGTGAGGATCCTAACCATTCCTTCTACAGCTAGGTCCAATGAACAGGCTTGA